A region from the Lolium perenne isolate Kyuss_39 chromosome 4, Kyuss_2.0, whole genome shotgun sequence genome encodes:
- the LOC139839136 gene encoding uncharacterized protein: MTEELWRQCLTLWEAVEDVDRDVSTSDRILWKGAEAGTYSAKCTYEMLCQGSVRWSMSTPVWGSFSPMKCKIFAWLALRYRLWTSDRRARHGLQEHPNACYICLQEEDNVDHILTLCPYAIQVWCRVLQSASLRMTDPGGMGNLQR, translated from the coding sequence ATGACGGAGGAGCTCTGGAGGCAATGCCTTACCCTgtgggaggcggtggaggatgtCGACAGAGACGTCTCCACATCAGACCGCATACTATGGAAAGGTGCGGAGGCTGGAACTTACTCGGCAAAGTGCACGTATGAGATGTTATGCCAAGGGAGTGTGAGATGGAGCATGAGTACGCCGGTCTGGGGCTCTTTCTCACCCATGAAATGCAAGATTTTTGCATGGCTGGCTCTGAGATACCGCCTGTGGACATCGGACAGGAGGGCGAGACATGGGTTGCAAGAGCACCCGAACGCATGTTATATATGCCTGCAGGAGGAGGATAATGTGGACCACATCCTAACCCTATGCCCCTATGCGATACAGGTGTGGTGCAGGGTGCTGCAAAGTGCAAGTCTAAGGATGACAGACCCAGGGGGCATGGGGAACCTGCAGAGATAG